One stretch of Armigeres subalbatus isolate Guangzhou_Male chromosome 2, GZ_Asu_2, whole genome shotgun sequence DNA includes these proteins:
- the LOC134209260 gene encoding uncharacterized protein LOC134209260: MAPPAGASSSKAPSMRALTARLKAAQLSFNDIQRFTEAFSDANTATDVEVRIAKLDELWESYSATMVDIFAHEEYNEEKTSLEKERAEFSDRYYEIKSFLMDKIKSFQKPQVLEQPNRGGDGASTIVDHVRLPQIQLQTFNGDIDEWLSFRDLFTSLIHWKVDLPEVEKLHYLKGCLQGEPKALIDPLPITKANYQVAWDLLLKRYNNSKQLRKRQIQALFKLPTLSKESGVDLHTLVEGFERIVHTLDQVVQPDEYKDLLFVNILTSRLDPVTRRGWEEVSSAKPQDTLEDLFEFLRRRIQVLDSLPAKSTDTRGAGQIQQYSKVKQLTVKASYSSTQASRGRVVCSSDHFLYQCDEFHRMTVRTGIGY, from the coding sequence ATGGCACCACCTGCTGGAGCATCAAGTTCCAAGGCACCATCGATGAGGGCATTGACTGCGAGGCTGAAGGCAGCTCAACTGTCCTTTAACGACATTCAGCGGTTCACCGAGGCATTTTCTGATGCCAATACTGCTACCGATGTGGAAGTACGTATTGCAAAACTGGACGAGTTGTGGGAGAGCTACAGTGCCACCATGGTAGATATCTTCGCTCATGAAGAATACAACGAGGAAAAGACGTCGCTCGAGAAGGAACGTGCGGAATTCAGCGATCGATATTATGAGATCAAGTCCTTCCTAATGGACAAGATCAAATCGTTCCAGAAACCCCAGGTTCTGGAACAGCCCAATCGAGGTGGAGATGGGGCTTCAACAATTGTCGATCACGTACGTTTGCCGCAGATCCAGTTGCAGACGTTCAACGGGGACATCGATGAGTGGCTGAGTTTCCGCGACCTATTCACGTCGCTCATCCACTGGAAGGTGGATCTACCGGAAGTGGAAAAACTTCATTATTTGAAGGGCTGTCTTCAAGGAGAACCCAAGGCTCTTATTGATCCACTTCCCATCACAAAAGCCAATTATCAAGTGGCGTGGGATTTGCTGTTAAAGCGCTATAATAACAGCAAGCAGCTAAGGAAGCGGCAGATACAAGCTCTCTTTAAGCTGCCCACACTCTCGAAGGAATCAGGTGTAGACCTTCACACCCTGGTTGAAGGCTTCGAACGAATCGTGCACACACTCGACCAGGTCGTCCAGCCGGACGAGTACAAGGATCTTCTCTTTGTGAACATCCTCACATCACGATTGGATCCAGTAACGCGTAGGGGGTGGGAAGAGGTCTCATCGGCGAAGCCGCAGGACACCTTGGAGGATTTATTCGAGTTTCTGCGGCGTCGAATCCAGGTTTTGGACAGCCTTCCGGCAAAATCTACCGACACTAGGGGTGCCGGTCAAATACAGCAGTACTCGAAGGTGAAGCAATTAACGGTGAAGGCCAGCTATAGCTCTACCCAGGCGTCAAGGGGACGCGTTGTCTGTTCATCAGATCACTTTCTGTACCAGTGCGACGAGTTTCATCGAATGACGGTTCGGACAGGGATAGGCTACTGA
- the LOC134209261 gene encoding uncharacterized protein LOC134209261, whose translation MVNEDSQGSIRRCYLPHHPVVKKATTTTKVRVVFDASCKTSAGVSLNDVLLGGPIVQEDLRSIILRCRTKQIMLVSDVEKMFRQVIVRPEDRPLQCILWRKSPSESVRTYELNTVTYGTKPAPFLATRTLQQLAMDEEGHFPLAARATMEDTYMDDVITGANDVETATQMQIQLNAMLSRGGFQLRKWASNCPAALLGIPEENLAIRTSDGINLDPDPSVKTLGLTWIPSSDILRFQFTIPSLNGDKVLTKRSVLSVIPTLFDPLELLGAAISTAKIFMQLLWAIRDGNKQSLGWDQPLPPTLGKAWRRFHEKLPLLNQAKVERCVIILEAVAVELHCFSDASEKAYGACLYVRSTDADGKVKVRLLSSKSKVAPLKCQTIPRLELCGAVLAAQLYEKVRTSIKTTVSGYFWTDSNCVPRWLQSSPSTWTTFVVNRTAKIQTITGGCRWIHVPGTQNLADLISRGIPPQDILEN comes from the coding sequence ATGGTGAATGAGGATTCCCAAGGTTCGATTCGAAGGTGCTATTTACCGCATCACCCTGTGGTGAAAAAAGCTACAACCACGACAAAGGTTCGCGTGGTTTTTGATGCCTCCTGTAAAACATCTGCAGGAGTATCGCTAAATGATGTACTACTGGGAGGGCCAATAGTACAGGAAGATCTCCGGTCCATAATACTTCGATGCCGGACCAAACAGATCATGCTGGTATCAGATGTGGAGAAAATGTTCCGCCAAGTCATCGTTCGTCCCGAAGACCGCCCTCTACAGTGCATACTCTGGAGAAAATCGCCATCGGAAAGTGTCCGTACGTATGAGTTGAATACGGTTACGTACGGCACAAAGCCCGCGCCGTTTTTGGCTACTAGGACGCTGCAACAACTCGCTATGGATGAGGAAGGACATTTCCCTCTTGCAGCCCGTGCAACCATGGAAGACACCTACATGGATGACGTCATTACGGGCGCGAACGATGTTGAAACAGCAACGCAGATGCAGATTCAACTGAATGCGATGCTTTCAAGAGGAGGTTTCCAACTTCGTAAATGGGCATCCAACTGTCCAGCAGCCCTACTGGGAATACCCGAGGAGAATTTAGCGATTCGCACTTCCGATGGGATCAACTTGGACCCAGATCCATCGGTAAAAACCTTGGGGTTGACTTGGATTCCATCGTCGGACATTCTAAGGTTCCAGTTCACCATTCCTTCGCTGAATGGCGATAAGGTTCTTACGAAACGTAGCGTGTTATCCGTAATTCCAACTTTATTCGATCCCCTAGAACTTCTGGGAGCGGCTATCAGTACGGCGAAGATTTTTATGCAGCTTTTGTGGGCAATACGCGATGGAAATAAACAATCTTTAGGATGGGATCAACCGCTACCTCCAACGCTGGGTAAGGCCTGGAGAAGGTTCCACGAGAAACTACCTCTTCTCAATCAAGCCAAGGTCGAAAGATGCGTTATCATTCTGGAAGCAGTTGCAGTTGAACTACATTGTTTCTCTGATGCCTCGGAGAAGGCTTACGGTGCTTGTCTGTATGTTCGGAGCACTGATGCAGACGGAAAGGTGAAGGTTCGACTACTTTCTTCCAAATCAAAGGTTGCTCCATTAAAATGTCAGACCATTCCTAGGCTGGAGCTTTGCGGAGCGGTATTGGCTGCCCAGCTCTACGAAAAGGTCCGAACGTCTATCAAAACAACAGTAAGCGGCTATTTCTGGACGGACTCCAATTGCGTTCCACGATGGTTGCAGTCTTCTCCATCAACGTGGACCACATTTGTCGTCAACCGTACGGCTAAAATCCAAACAATCACGGGAGGCTGTCGGTGGATTCATGTTCCTGGAACCCAAAATCTAGCAGACCTAATATCCCGAGGAATACCGCCTCAGGACATCCTGGAAAACTAA